A genomic stretch from Corynebacterium terpenotabidum Y-11 includes:
- the rplO gene encoding 50S ribosomal protein L15 has product MSEPIKLHDLRPTKGANTAKTRVGRGEASKGKTAGRGTKGTKARKQVSAAFEGGQMPLHMRLPKLKGFKNPARVVFQVVNVSDLEKAFPNGGDITVADIVAAGLVRPKQPVKILGNGEIAVAVNVTADKFSRSAVEKISAAGGSTTEA; this is encoded by the coding sequence ATGAGCGAACCCATCAAGCTCCACGACCTGCGTCCGACCAAGGGTGCCAACACCGCCAAGACCCGCGTGGGTCGTGGCGAGGCGTCCAAGGGTAAGACCGCCGGTCGCGGTACCAAGGGCACCAAGGCCCGCAAGCAGGTCTCTGCCGCCTTCGAGGGTGGACAGATGCCGCTGCACATGCGCCTGCCGAAGCTCAAGGGCTTCAAGAACCCGGCCCGCGTCGTGTTCCAGGTCGTCAATGTCTCCGATCTGGAGAAGGCCTTCCCGAACGGTGGCGACATCACTGTCGCCGACATCGTCGCCGCCGGTCTCGTCCGGCCGAAGCAGCCGGTGAAGATCCTCGGTAACGGCGAGATCGCTGTCGCGGTCAACGTCACCGCCGACAAGTTCTCCCGGTCCGCCGTGGAGAAGATCTCCGCCGCCGGTGGTTCCACCACCGAGGCGTAG
- the rpsE gene encoding 30S ribosomal protein S5, giving the protein MSDRNGGRSADSNNRDNSRGDNRGRGRDDRRGGNRRGQDDERSQYIERVVTINRVSKVVKGGRRFSFTALVIVGDGQGMVGVGYGKAKEVPAAIQKGAEEARKNFFRVPMIAGTITHPVQGEAAAGVVWMAPAAPGTGVIAGGAARPVLECAGVQDVLSKSLGSDNAINVVHATVDALKQLVRPEEVAARRGKTLEEVAPAAMLRARAAGQGA; this is encoded by the coding sequence ATGTCGGATCGTAACGGCGGTCGCTCCGCCGACAGCAACAACCGCGACAACAGCCGCGGTGACAACCGTGGCCGTGGCCGCGATGACCGTCGTGGCGGAAACCGCCGCGGCCAGGATGACGAGCGCTCGCAGTACATCGAGCGCGTCGTCACCATCAACCGAGTCTCCAAGGTCGTCAAGGGTGGTCGTCGCTTCAGCTTCACCGCTCTCGTGATCGTCGGCGACGGCCAGGGCATGGTCGGCGTCGGCTACGGCAAGGCCAAGGAAGTTCCGGCCGCGATCCAGAAGGGTGCCGAAGAAGCCCGCAAGAACTTCTTCCGCGTCCCGATGATCGCCGGTACCATCACCCACCCGGTTCAGGGTGAGGCTGCCGCTGGTGTCGTGTGGATGGCTCCGGCCGCCCCCGGTACCGGTGTCATCGCCGGTGGTGCCGCCCGCCCGGTGCTCGAGTGCGCCGGCGTCCAGGACGTCCTGTCGAAGTCCCTCGGCTCCGACAACGCCATCAACGTCGTCCACGCCACCGTGGACGCCCTCAAGCAGCTGGTCCGGCCCGAAGAGGTCGCCGCCCGCCGTGGCAAGACCCTCGAAGAGGTCGCCCCGGCCGCGATGCTCCGTGCCCGCGCCGCAGGACAGGGAGCGTAA
- the rplF gene encoding 50S ribosomal protein L6, with protein sequence MSRIGKAPVAVPAGVTVTIDGQEVSVKGPKGSLSQTIPAPIAVAQEGNEILVTRPNDDRKNRSLHGLSRSLINNMVVGVTEGYTTKMEIFGVGYRVQAKGKNLEFALGYSHPVLIEAPEGITFAVDGNTKFSVAGIDKQQVGQISANIRRLRKDDPYKGKGIRYEGEQIRRKVGKTGK encoded by the coding sequence ATGTCACGTATCGGTAAGGCCCCCGTGGCCGTCCCCGCCGGCGTCACCGTCACCATCGACGGTCAGGAAGTCTCCGTCAAGGGCCCGAAGGGTTCCCTGTCCCAGACCATCCCCGCGCCGATCGCCGTCGCCCAGGAGGGTAACGAGATCCTCGTCACCCGTCCGAACGACGACCGCAAGAACCGTTCCCTGCACGGCCTCTCCCGCTCCCTGATCAACAACATGGTCGTGGGCGTCACCGAGGGCTACACCACGAAGATGGAGATCTTCGGTGTCGGCTACCGTGTCCAGGCCAAGGGCAAGAACCTCGAGTTCGCCCTGGGTTACTCCCACCCGGTCCTCATCGAGGCCCCGGAGGGAATCACCTTCGCCGTCGACGGCAACACCAAGTTCTCCGTCGCAGGCATCGATAAGCAGCAGGTCGGACAGATCTCCGCCAACATCCGTCGTCTGCGGAAGGACGATCCCTACAAGGGTAAGGGCATCCGCTACGAGGGTGAGCAGATCCGTCGCAAGGTCGGAAAGACGGGTAAGTAA
- the rpmD gene encoding 50S ribosomal protein L30: protein MALKITQRKGKVATKPKQRESLRSLGLKRIGHSVVREDTPVVRGQINTVRHMVEVEEVAGE from the coding sequence ATGGCACTGAAGATCACCCAGCGTAAGGGTAAAGTCGCCACGAAGCCGAAGCAGCGTGAGTCGCTGCGCTCGCTCGGCCTGAAGCGTATCGGACACTCGGTCGTCCGCGAGGACACTCCGGTGGTCCGCGGTCAGATCAACACCGTGCGCCACATGGTCGAGGTCGAGGAAGTTGCAGGGGAGTAG
- the rplR gene encoding 50S ribosomal protein L18 yields MSQSNDNKRLPVGKDISTRRRIARQRRHYRLRKNISGTAETPRLVVHRTSRHMHAQLIDDVAGHTLAAASTTEADIRAMEGDKKARGARVGELLAERAKAAGVEAVVFDRGGYQYHGRIAALADAAREGGLKF; encoded by the coding sequence ATGTCTCAGAGCAACGACAACAAGCGTCTCCCGGTCGGCAAGGACATCTCCACCCGCCGCCGCATCGCGCGTCAGCGCCGTCACTACCGTCTGCGCAAGAACATCTCCGGTACCGCCGAGACCCCGCGTCTCGTCGTCCACCGCACCTCCCGCCACATGCACGCCCAGCTGATCGACGATGTCGCCGGTCACACCCTGGCCGCTGCGTCCACCACCGAGGCCGACATCCGTGCCATGGAAGGTGACAAGAAGGCCCGTGGCGCCCGCGTCGGCGAGCTCCTCGCTGAGCGTGCCAAGGCTGCCGGTGTCGAGGCCGTGGTCTTCGACCGCGGTGGCTACCAGTACCACGGTCGCATCGCCGCACTGGCTGACGCCGCCCGCGAAGGTGGTCTGAAGTTCTAA